One window of the Dioscorea cayenensis subsp. rotundata cultivar TDr96_F1 chromosome 24, TDr96_F1_v2_PseudoChromosome.rev07_lg8_w22 25.fasta, whole genome shotgun sequence genome contains the following:
- the LOC120252813 gene encoding uncharacterized protein LOC120252813, with protein sequence MERKQGFFSGLREKARSESPARSSSPMAGLLIPRRRRRRDRPPEMMEQRNGWVGLAPLMEGPDPGAGDGGGGGGGGGRKEGGWGRWVKGQLTRVPSVGGGGGGGSGCRRSDLRLLLGVMGAPLAPIQVSSADPLPHLSIKDTPIETSSAQYILQQYTAASGGLKLQSSIRNAYAMGRVRMVASEFETAAGVVKTRSLSREAESGSFVLWQMAPEMWYVELAVGGSKVHAGCNGKLVWRHTPWLGAHAAKGPARPLRRSLQGLDPLTTASMFANAVCIGEKVVNGEDCFILKLCTDPETLKARSEGLAEIIRHVLFGYFSQKTGLLIQMEDSHLTRIQSNPGGEAVFWETTISSFMEDYRLVDGVMIAHSGRSFITLFRFGETAMSHTKTRMEEEWSIEEVAFNVPGLSIDCFIPPADIKSSSISESCELPQGDRSKGTGSTGSHRTKVAALEKPIKSFDDEDYADDDDEDDDSLWRV encoded by the exons ATGGAGAGAAAGCAAGGGTTTTTCTCGGGGTTGAGGGAGAAGGCGAGGTCGGAGAGCCCGGCGAGGAGCTCGTCGCCGATGGCGGGGTTGCTGATCCCGCGACGACGTCGGAGGAGGGATCGGCCGCCGGAGATGATGGAACAGAGGAATGGGTGGGTGGGACTTGCGCCGTTGATGGAGGGGCCGGATCCTGGGGCGggagatggtggtggtggtggtggtggtggtgggaggAAGGAGGGTGGGTGGGGACGATGGGTGAAGGGTCAGCTTACGCGGGTGCCGTcggttggtggtggtggtggtggtggctcCGGTTGCCGGCGGTCCGATCTCCGGCTTCTTCTTGGGGTCATGGGTGCTCCTTTGGCTCCCATTCAAGTTAGCTCTGCTGATCCTTTGCCGCATCTTAGCATCAAAGACACTCCCATT GAAACTTCTTCAGCTCAGTACATACTCCAGCAATACACTGCAGCATCTGGAGGTTTGAAGCTTCAAAGTTCAATTAGAAATGCATATGCAATGGGGAGAGTAAGAATGGTGGCATCTGAATTTGAGACAGCAGCAGGTGTTGTTAAAACCCGCAGCTTGTCGAGAGAGGCCGAATCCGGTAGCTTTGTTCTTTGGCAGATGGCTCCGGAAATGTGGTATGTAGAGCTTGCCGTCGGAGGTAGTAAGGTCCATGCTGGTTGCAATGGCAAGCTTGTTTGGCGGCATACACCATGGCTCGGCGCCCATGCCGCCAAGGGCCCTGCCCGTCCACTCCGTCGATCTCTCCAG GGACTTGATCCGTTGACGACGGCTAGCATGTTCGCCAATGCAGTATGCATCGGAGAGAAGGTTGTCAACGGAGAGGATTGTTTCATTCTCAAGCTTTGCACTGATCCGGAGACCTTAAAAGCTCGCAGCGAAGGCCTGGCCGAGATCATACGGCACGTATTGTTTGGCTACTTCAGCCAGAAAACCGGGCTTCTGATCCAAATGGAGGATTCTCACTTGACAAGGATCCAATCTAATCCCGGAGGCGAAGCTGTTTTCTGGGAGACGACGATCAGCTCCTTCATGGAAGATTATCGGCTAGTTGATGGTGTGATGATAGCACACTCCGGCCGCTCTTTCATCACTCTTTTCAGATTCGGTGAGACAGCGATGAGCCACACCAAGACTAGGATGGAAGAAGAATGGAGTATCGAGGAGGTGGCTTTCAATGTCCCTGGCCTTTCGATCGACTGCTTCATCCCTCCGGCTGATATAAAAAGTTCATCTATTAGTGAATCTTGTGAGCTTCCTCAAGGTGACCGAAGCAAGGGCACCGGTAGCACGGGGAGTCATCGGACAAAGGTTGCAGCTTTAGAGAAACCGATCAAAAGCTTTGACGACGAAGATtatgctgatgatgatgatgaggatgatgactCACTGTGGAGAGTATAA
- the LOC120252812 gene encoding LOW QUALITY PROTEIN: FRIGIDA-like protein 3 (The sequence of the model RefSeq protein was modified relative to this genomic sequence to represent the inferred CDS: deleted 1 base in 1 codon): MALLENEDVSNGVGSGEAMMEQLRKALGLLESHRDSAWNHIIKLDDLEEYFHQLRSSLKKEIDELEIAKRKLEEKQAETEAIISEREAAVSAKEQALLDRLQELKDNAVSAIAQAHKRHQVASPNLVDNKGVKEGKVSISANVDTKTPVSVIEGSLPDSKSGESAEQMPAKGHLNSILKQLCEQMDTKGLVKYISENRKNLATLCEELPFALKCATEPARMVLDALEGFYPPDQSTSQGNENDTALQGLRRSCLILMESAVPVLATTEPGDHHPLSSEIKQQAKAIANQWKPKMADMKLDASNGSTLEAQAFLQLLATFCIPSEFNEDELCKIILIVSRRRQTPELCRSLGLTHKMPGMVETLVNTGRQIDAIHFAYAFQLMESFPPVPLLKAYLDEVMKNVQEICGNAENPGAQKDATTQELSALRAVIRCIEDYKLHEEYPIDPLQKRVIELEKAKAEKKRSFEVAKFQMKKPRGNTRYAPHKPVVAIEYKQPPPPSVYNERGMHHGVAERYMYAAPPAFEVPSRVTYSQQANIHRQYQYSHPHVRAPSAPYAASASYSDYTGPSAQNAPTNQVNYGPGSQATSSYSGSYLGAGYHQPSLSNYGNYSGPGYPPSHQS, encoded by the exons ATGGCTTTGTTAGAGAATGAAGATGTTAGTAATGGCGTTGGGTCGGGAGAAGCAATGATGGAACAGCTTAGAAAAGCACTTGGTTTGCTTGAGTCTCATCGAGACTCTGCTTGGAACCATATCATTAAATTGGATGACCTTGAGGAATACTTCCACCAACTTAGGAGTTCATTGAAGAAGGAAATTGATGAGTTAGAAATAGCAAAGAGGAAACTTGAGGAGAAACAAGCTGAAACTGAGGCAATTATTTCTGAAAGAGAGGCAGCTGTTTCTGCTAAAGAACAAGCTTTGTTGGACCGTCTGCAGGAGCTGAAAGATAACGCTGTTTCTGCGATTGCTCAAGCACATAAAAGACATCAGGTGGCTTCTCCAAATTTGGTTGATAACAAAGGAGTA AAGGAAGGGAAGGTAAGCATTTCTGCCAATGTTGATACAAAAACACCTGTTTCTGTTATAGAGGGGAGTCTCCCTGATAGTAAATCAGGTGAATCTGCTGAACAGATGCCTGCAAAAGGCCATCTGAATTCTATTTTGAAGCAACTTTGTGAACAGATGGACACAAAAGGCCTTGTGAAATATATTTCAGAAAATCGAAAAAACCTTGCCACCTTGTGTGAGGAACTCCCTTTTGCATTAAAATGTGCAACTGAACCAGCCCGCATGGTGCTGGATGCTTTGGAGGGTTTCTACCCTCCTGACCAATCTACCTCTCAAGGAAATGAAAATGACACGGCCCTTCAGGGTCTACGCAGAAGCTGTCTTATTTTGATGGAATCTGCTGTTCCTGTTTTAGCTACAACTGAGCCAGGTGATCATCACCCTTTGAGCTCTGAAATTAAGCAGCAGGCCAAGGCAATTGCTAATCAATGGAAGCCAAAAATGGCTGACATGAAATTGGATGCTTCCAATGGTAGTACATTGGAAGCACAAGCTTTCTTGCAGCTACTTGCAACCTTTTGCATTCCATCAGAGTTCAATGAAGACGAACTTTGCAAGATTATTCTCATTGTCTCTCGTCGTAGGCAGACGCCTGAGCTCTGCCGATCTCTTGGATTAACTCATAAAATGCCAG GAATGGTTGAAACTTTGGTCAACACTGGGAGGCAAATTGATGCTATTCATTTCGCGTATGCATTTCAGCTAATGGAGAGCTTTCCTCCGGTGCCATTGTTGAAGGCTTACTTGGATGAGGTGATGAAAAATGTCCAGGAAATTTGTGGCAATGCAGAGAACCCTGGAGCACAG AAGGATGCAACCACTCAAGAGTTGAGTGCATTGAGGGCTGTTATCAGGTGTATTGAAGATTACAAGCTACATGAAGAATACCCAATTGATCCTCTTCAGAAGAGAGTGATTGAGCTCGAGAAAGCAAAAGCTGAGAAGAAGAGGTCCTTTGAAGTTGCCAAGTTCCAGATGAAGAAACCTCGAGGTAATACTCGGTATGCTCCTCACAAGCCTGTTGTAGCCATTGAATACAAGCAGCCACCACCACCCTCAGTCTACAATGAGAGGGGGATGCACCACGGGGTTGCAGAGAGATACATGTATGCTGCACCACCTGCATTCGAGGTTCCCAGCCGTGTGACATACAGCCAACAAGCTAATATCCACAGGCAGTATCAGTACTCTCATCCTCACGTGAGGGCTCCCTCTGCTCCTTATGCTGCTTCAGCCAGTTACAGTGATTATACTGGTCCTAGTGCACAGAATGCTCCCACTAACCAGGTGAACTACGGTCCCGGTTCACAGGCTACTTCAAGCTATTCTGGAAGCTACTTGGGTGCTGGATACCATCAGCCCAGTTTGTCAAACTATGGGAATTATTCAGGGCCTGGATATCCACCTTCTCACCAATCTTAA